One region of Haloprofundus salilacus genomic DNA includes:
- the menE gene encoding o-succinylbenzoate--CoA ligase: MRDWLSHRAQTSPTATALVVADSGAEWTVAELDAAVEETAGRLAALGVEPDDHLGVLMDSRVAYVLFVHASMRLGATLVPLNDRLTAAELGPQIDRADLTALVCGETTEETAVEAVEHAEGTGADGETAAAVPLVSVDEPQTSAVESFKDVTAESFVPAEWERSDPLLVLFTSGTTGDPKAVVLEMGNVLSSAVASAFHLGISPDDRWLVPLSLYHMGGIGPILRGPLYGITVVLREEYEPGSTADDVGQYDITCVSLVPTMLTQMLDTRGTLADSLRVVLLGGAPAPRSLVKRCRDYSVPVHPTYGMTETASQIATARPQEAFDNPGTVGRPLYWTQLTVVNEDGAELPPNEVGELVVDGPTVSPGYYDDEEATEAAFGPNGLHTGDVGYRDEEGRVYVLNRLDDRIITGGENVDPGEIVETLRSHPDVADAAVVGVPDDEWGERVAALLVPKNPNLTVEEVESFCRERLAGFKLPRTIEFDHELPRTVSGTVDRAALRDRLDDGVRIEDAESSEPTRELSEPEGTAEDEATTDAEATRVSAELAESADDGADHVGDVVEEAESTEDSPEDDSPADDALEPSDEADRNTIDDADEADDTGDADDVVGVDESRESSTDDR, from the coding sequence ATGCGCGATTGGCTCTCGCACCGGGCACAGACGTCCCCGACGGCGACGGCGCTCGTCGTCGCCGATTCGGGGGCCGAGTGGACCGTCGCCGAACTCGACGCCGCCGTCGAGGAGACGGCGGGCCGCCTCGCCGCCCTCGGCGTCGAACCGGACGACCACCTCGGCGTCCTCATGGACAGTCGGGTGGCGTACGTGCTGTTCGTCCACGCCTCGATGCGACTCGGTGCGACGCTCGTCCCCCTGAACGACCGCCTCACCGCCGCCGAACTCGGCCCGCAGATAGACCGCGCCGACCTGACAGCGCTCGTCTGCGGTGAGACGACCGAGGAGACGGCCGTCGAAGCGGTCGAGCACGCCGAAGGGACCGGAGCGGACGGAGAGACCGCAGCGGCGGTCCCGCTCGTCTCGGTCGACGAACCGCAGACGAGCGCCGTCGAGTCGTTCAAAGACGTGACCGCCGAATCGTTCGTCCCCGCCGAGTGGGAGCGCTCGGACCCGCTTCTGGTGCTGTTCACGTCGGGAACGACCGGCGACCCGAAAGCCGTCGTCCTCGAGATGGGGAACGTGCTGTCGAGCGCCGTCGCCTCCGCGTTCCACCTCGGCATCTCGCCAGACGACCGCTGGTTGGTGCCGCTGTCGCTGTACCACATGGGCGGCATCGGTCCGATTCTGCGCGGTCCGCTCTACGGCATCACCGTTGTCCTCCGCGAGGAGTACGAACCCGGGTCGACCGCCGACGACGTCGGGCAGTACGACATCACGTGCGTCTCGCTCGTCCCGACGATGCTCACGCAGATGCTCGACACGCGCGGGACGCTCGCCGACTCGCTGCGAGTCGTCCTCCTCGGCGGCGCGCCGGCCCCGCGGTCGCTCGTCAAGCGCTGCCGCGACTACTCCGTCCCGGTGCATCCGACGTACGGGATGACCGAGACGGCTTCGCAGATAGCGACCGCCCGCCCGCAGGAGGCGTTCGACAACCCCGGGACGGTCGGTCGCCCGCTCTACTGGACGCAACTGACCGTCGTCAACGAGGACGGCGCCGAACTTCCGCCGAACGAAGTCGGCGAGTTGGTCGTCGACGGCCCGACCGTCTCGCCGGGCTACTACGACGACGAGGAGGCCACGGAGGCGGCGTTCGGCCCGAACGGACTCCACACCGGCGACGTCGGTTACCGCGACGAGGAGGGTCGCGTCTACGTGCTCAACCGCCTCGACGACCGCATCATCACCGGCGGCGAGAACGTCGACCCCGGCGAAATCGTCGAGACGCTCCGCTCACACCCCGACGTCGCCGACGCCGCCGTTGTCGGCGTCCCCGACGACGAGTGGGGCGAACGGGTCGCGGCGCTTCTCGTCCCGAAGAATCCCAATCTCACCGTCGAGGAAGTCGAATCGTTCTGTCGGGAGCGGCTCGCGGGGTTCAAACTCCCACGGACTATCGAGTTCGACCACGAACTCCCCCGAACGGTCTCGGGGACCGTCGACCGGGCGGCGCTCCGAGACCGGTTGGACGACGGCGTCCGCATCGAGGACGCCGAGTCGTCGGAACCGACGCGCGAACTTAGCGAACCGGAGGGCACGGCAGAAGACGAGGCTACCACCGACGCCGAAGCGACGCGAGTATCAGCCGAGCTGGCGGAGTCGGCCGACGACGGAGCCGACCACGTCGGAGACGTGGTCGAAGAAGCCGAGTCGACCGAAGATTCCCCCGAAGACGACTCGCCGGCCGACGACGCGCTCGAACCCTCTGACGAAGCCGACCGCAATACCATCGACGACGCTGACGAGGCCGACGATACTGGCGACGCCGACGACGTCGTCGGCGTCGACGAGTCACGAGAGTCGTCGACCGACGACCGCTGA